TTAAAAAATTAATGGTAGTTATCTCTGAAAAGAGAAATAAATTAACAGAAAAAGACCTTGATCTTAAAGAAATTAAATCTATTCTTTTAAGACCATTAGGTAATGCAATCGGAGATGCTACTGTTCATACTGCTCATTTATCACAATTAAAATCACTTTTTCCAAATGCGATTATTGGTGTTATTGTAACTCAGCAGAACAAAACTATTTTTGAACATTCTAAGCTTGTAGATAAATATATTCACCGTAATTTTTTTGATTATTTATGTAATTATAAAAAATGGGATCTATTATTAGATTTTGAGAACAACTTTAACTCAGCATCATTATTCATGGATCGTATTTTAATGCCTAAATACATTGCCATATTTAGAAAATATGATAAGAGGCATTACAATTTCAATACAATTTTTAATTATAATTTCCACTTTCCACAAAAAGATAATGAGAGACTAAGCCATTATTTATATCATTCCTTTTTTAATAAAAACAATCAGCTTACTGAATCGTATAGCCAATTAGTAACAGATTCTCAAGCAGATGCTAAAATGAATAGTATTTGGAAAGAAAAGAAATTCCGTTTATTACTCTGTCCACAAGGAAGTAAACGCCAAATTCCACCACTTGAGCTAGGAGAATTATTAGCTGATGCTATTCAATCAGGAAAAGTTAGTAATATAGATATCATTTTAAGTTATACTGAAACAGCTCAAAATTATCTTGAACAATTATTAGCTTATTATCCAGACTTACCAATACGACTATCACCTAAAACATCGCTAACAGAATATCTCTCACTTATTGCAAGTTCTAGTTTTGTGATTGCTGTAGATGGTGGTTCCTTACATCTTAGTTGTGCTTTCAAGAAACCATTATTAAGCTTTTTTGCAGATAGTCAACCTAATTTAGGCACTTGGGAGCCTCTGATTCCCCCTCATATTCCGCATTTAAAAGTGCTAACAAAAAATAATGTAGGTAGCAATTCCAATTTAACCCAAGATTTCAATTTAGACCACGCCAAAATATGGTTAAAAAAACAATTAAATACATTGATTAACAAGGAATAAACAATGAGCATAAAAAAACAATTACAAAAAATTCGCTTAGCCATTGGTAAAAAGATATTGGATAGAAAAAGTCAAAAAAATAATAAAATAGTTAAAGAAAAAATCAAAAAAATTCTGTTTCTTCGTCATGATGGAAAAATCGGAGATTATATTGTTAGCTCTTTTGTCTTTCGTGAACTAAAAAAACAAAACCCTAATTTGCATATTGGTGTTGTTTGCTCTACCAAAACACTATATTTATTTGAGCAGAATCCGTTCATTGACCATATTTATCCTGTTAAAACTAAAAAAATTAGTGATTATATAAAAACAGCCAATAAAATTAGAAGAGAAAACTATGATATTCTTATCGACCCAACCACTTTTCTAAGAAATAGAGACTTACTATTAATTAAATTAATTAATGCCACTATCAACATCGGCTATCAAAAAGCCAATTATCAACTATTTGATATAAATGTGACAGATAGCAGCCTTCACTTTTCGCAAATATATCAGAAAGCATTAGAATTAATGGGTTATTCTAATCTTGACACTCACTATGACATTCCCGAAAATTTAGCGAGCCAAGAAAAAGTTAATCAATTTTTAATTAGAAATCAGTTAAATAAATTTATTGCTATTAATTTCTTTGGAGCAAGTTCTTCTCGCAGTTTTAATGATCGCAATATAAAAGCATTACTTACCGACATTCAACAAAAATGTGCATTGCCAATAATTCTATTAACTTATCCTGCTGTTACCGAGAAATTGAAATATATTATAAATAATTTTCAGAATATATTCATATATGAAGACACGAAATCTATTTTTGATAATATTGAACTGATAAGAGCATCTTACTTAGTTATATCACCAGACACATCAATTATTCATATTGCATCTGGGTTAAACAAACCTATGATTGCTTTTTATGGTGATGGAAAGGAAAATTTTACGCATTGGCATCCTAATAGCCCAAATATCGTACATCTCATACAGTATAAAAAGAACATTAATGAAATAACGCCACAGCAAATATTACCTGAATGGTTGGTATAAATGGACTTCCACTCCCTAAAACTTTTTCTTGATATTACCCAAACTCGTAGTTTTATTCGTACAGCGGAAAAAAACTATATGAGTGCCTCTACCCTTTCTCGTCATATTCAGCGAATGGAAGATGAGATTGGACAGCCGCTTTTTTTGCGGGATAATCGGCAAGTGGTTTTAACGGAAGCGGGGGAAAGATTCCACCATTTCGCAGAACAAAGTTGGGCAAATTGGTTGCAAATTCAGCGACAACTTTCCCCGCAGCAAACGGAATTAGAAGGCGAATTACGCCTGTTTTGCTCGGTTACAGCGGCGTATAGCCATTTGCCGAAAATGTTGGAACGCTTTCGCCAGTTACACCCTAAAATCGAAATCAAACTGAGTACGGGCGACCCCGCCAAGGCGTTGCAAATGGTGCAATCTATGCAAGCGGATCTTTCTCTTGCAGGCAAGCCTGAACATCTACCGCCAAATATCGCTTTTCATTATATTGACGACATCACGCTATCGCTTTTCGTGCCAAGAGTAGCTTGTCTTGCTACTCAACTTTTACAACAAATGCCAATTGATTGGCAGAATATTCCGTTCATCCTTCCTGTTGAAGGCCCTGCTCGCAAGCGGATTGAAAGTTGGTTTAAATTGCAGAAAATCCGTGAGCCGAAAATTTATGCAACAGTCGAAGGACACGAGGCGATTTTACCGATGGTCGCCGTCGGCTGTGGTGTTGCGTTACT
The nucleotide sequence above comes from Pasteurellaceae bacterium Orientalotternb1. Encoded proteins:
- a CDS encoding ADP-heptose--LPS heptosyltransferase: MVVISEKRNKLTEKDLDLKEIKSILLRPLGNAIGDATVHTAHLSQLKSLFPNAIIGVIVTQQNKTIFEHSKLVDKYIHRNFFDYLCNYKKWDLLLDFENNFNSASLFMDRILMPKYIAIFRKYDKRHYNFNTIFNYNFHFPQKDNERLSHYLYHSFFNKNNQLTESYSQLVTDSQADAKMNSIWKEKKFRLLLCPQGSKRQIPPLELGELLADAIQSGKVSNIDIILSYTETAQNYLEQLLAYYPDLPIRLSPKTSLTEYLSLIASSSFVIAVDGGSLHLSCAFKKPLLSFFADSQPNLGTWEPLIPPHIPHLKVLTKNNVGSNSNLTQDFNLDHAKIWLKKQLNTLINKE
- a CDS encoding heptosyltransferase; translated protein: MSIKKQLQKIRLAIGKKILDRKSQKNNKIVKEKIKKILFLRHDGKIGDYIVSSFVFRELKKQNPNLHIGVVCSTKTLYLFEQNPFIDHIYPVKTKKISDYIKTANKIRRENYDILIDPTTFLRNRDLLLIKLINATINIGYQKANYQLFDINVTDSSLHFSQIYQKALELMGYSNLDTHYDIPENLASQEKVNQFLIRNQLNKFIAINFFGASSSRSFNDRNIKALLTDIQQKCALPIILLTYPAVTEKLKYIINNFQNIFIYEDTKSIFDNIELIRASYLVISPDTSIIHIASGLNKPMIAFYGDGKENFTHWHPNSPNIVHLIQYKKNINEITPQQILPEWLV
- a CDS encoding transcriptional regulator IlvY, producing the protein MDFHSLKLFLDITQTRSFIRTAEKNYMSASTLSRHIQRMEDEIGQPLFLRDNRQVVLTEAGERFHHFAEQSWANWLQIQRQLSPQQTELEGELRLFCSVTAAYSHLPKMLERFRQLHPKIEIKLSTGDPAKALQMVQSMQADLSLAGKPEHLPPNIAFHYIDDITLSLFVPRVACLATQLLQQMPIDWQNIPFILPVEGPARKRIESWFKLQKIREPKIYATVEGHEAILPMVAVGCGVALLPDVVVQHSPVSNQISYFNLPAPIQPFELGICVQQRRLQEPIIQAFWAFLSDLD